The following is a genomic window from Citrifermentans bemidjiense Bem.
AGGATGAGAGAGCTGTCAAACCCCGAATCCGACCGTCGAAGCATCCTGCGATGGGGAGGCCTCGCCGCGTCCCTTGCCCTTTTTCTCGTGGCGCTTCTGGCCCCGGCGCGCCCGGCCTCCTCGTCCTATCTGGAGTTGCCTCCAATACCTGCCGCATCCGCGCCTCAAACCGCAGCACCCTCCCCACCTGCCGCATCCGCTTCCCAAGCCGCAGCGTCGCCCGCGCCTGCCGACGCCGTCGGATTCCAACTCGCCCCCGCGCCGCGGGACGCTGAAACCGCACGTTTTCGCAGCCAGTTCCGCGCCGAGTACCCCATCGAGCCTTGGACCGCGCTCGGCGACCTTACGCCCTCGTTCGTCCTGCAACAGGGGGAGTACGGCGGCCGCGGCTACGCCGTCCTTGCCGAGATGGGGGACATCCGCATCAAGCAGACTCCCAACACCCTTAACGAAGCCGCCGGTCGCGGCGGTCGTTTCGCCCTTCTTACCGGCAACTCAGGCAACACCGCGAAACTGGAGACCTTCGCCGCCTCCGGCCAGCACGGCGCCACACACGACGACCTGTTGGTGGGTGCGACGGGAGAACTCTCTCTCATGGGGGATAGCGCCCGGTTCAAGACCATCCTTTTGAGCGGCCGCAGGTCCCTGTACAGCGAGGGGCGCTGGCCGTCCGGCGCGGAAAAGGGTGACGTGCTGGGGCTGGTCGCCGCCGTCGATCCCTTCGGCGGCAGGCTCGCAGCCGAGGCGGAAATCGACTACTCGAGCTACGACGGCGACACGACTGACGAGACCGCGGCCACGCGCGACTCCGCCCGTCGGCTCAAAGTAGGGGGAGGATGGGGCGCCAGCCGCTACAGCGCCCTCTATGAGCGAACCGGCCCGCGCTATCGCCTCCTCACCGGCTGCGGCCCTGAGAGGGACACGGAGGGGGTAAGCCTCGGGTTCGGACACGCCTTCGAGCTCCATTCCTTCGACGTCAAGCTCTCCCGTTACAACGACAACACGGAAAAGAACGACCTGTCGCCAAGGCTCTACCGGTACGAGGGGCTGGTGGACTACCACTTCAAGGTGTTCAGCAAGCTGCAGCTTTCGCTGCAATACAAGAAGAGATTCGTCGACAGCACCAAGGAACCTTTGGGGTATCTCCCCAAGGAGGTGGAAGAGGATGCGGTCTCTGGGCAGCTTAACTACCTGACGGGAAGATGGGATCTGGGGCTTAGGGGTGGGGTGTCGCAAAGGACCGACAAGCTGCACCGGCAAAGGGAGTCGAGCACCGAGAGCATCGGCTTCCTTACCAAATTCAGCGCGGCAGGCGTGACCGTTTTGCCGGATCTCTCCCTGAAGCGGGTCACGGATTACAGTTCCAGCCAGCGCACCGACCAGTATGCGGTGAACCTGGGGCTGAACGGGACCCTGTTGGAAAAGCGGCTCGACTACGAGGTGAAGGGGGGGTACAAGCAGGAGCGAACCGGCGTCCCCGGGACCGGGAAACAGGTGGTGGGAGCCAAGGTGAGGGCGGCCTATCCGCTGGCGCGGCTTTTCAAGTGGTTTCATCCCCCTTCACTGGGGGTGAAGGGGGAGTTCAAGGAGATCAACGACCGCGGCGCCGACAGCAGGGAGAGCGATTTCTCCCTGCTGATCTCGCTGGACGGCGGAAACTTCTTGTAAAAGCAGATTAAGAGTGAAACAGATTAAGATTAAGAGAAAGCGGCAGACAAAGGCCTTTAGTCTTGATCTCAATCTTAATCTTAATCTGTTTTATCTCTGGTCTTTTAGATCTTCACCAACTCGTACTTCCTGCTTCCCATGCCGATCTTCTCGGCGTGCTCCAATTGCACTTCCCAATCTATCTCGGGGTGGACGCCGCGGAACTTGTCGCCGCCGGGCTCGTGCCCGCTGGCAAGTGCGGTGTCCTGGTTGCCCCGCGCATTGTTGACCAGGTCGGCACAGGCCTGGTCCAGCGCTACCGGGTCTGCGGAGGCGCAGATCCCGATGTCGTTGACGATGGGGGCGTCGGCGTGGCCGTAGCAATCGCAGGCGGGGGAGACCTGGGTGATGAAGTTGAGGAACAGGGTCTTACCCTTCTTGCCGTGCAGCGCCCCTTTGGCGTACTCCGCCATCTTGCGCATCACGAGCGAGGCGCTTTCGTTCCACTGGATGTTGATCGCTTTTCTCTGGCAGGCGGTAATGCAGCGGCTGCAGCCGACGCAGGCCGCCGGATCGATCTGGGCCTTTCCCTCGATGATGGCGATGGCGGCGTGGGCGCACGACTTCAGGCAGGCCTCGCAGCCGTTGCAAAACCGCTCCCCCACCTTGGGCGCCACGGTCGAGTGCTGCTGCATCTTGCCGGTGCGGCTGGAACAGCCCATGCCGAGGTTCTTCAGCGTTCCCCCGAAGCCGGTCAGCTCGTGGCACTTGAAGTGGGAGACGGCGACAAGCGAATCCGCTTCGAGGATCTCGGCGCCGATATTCACCGTCTTCAGTATCTCGCCGTCCACCTGGACGTCTTTCGCGTTATGCCCCTTGATGCCGTCCAGCATGATGAGCGGCGCGCCCACTACGGCGTAGGCGAAGCCGTTCTCGATGGCACAAGTCAAGGCCGAAACCGCCTCCTTGCGCTCGCCGGGATAGAGCGTGGAGGAGTCGGTGAGAAACGGCTTCCCCTGGCAACCCTTGATCTCGTCCACCACGCGGCGCACGAAGATGGGGCGCACGAAGGTGTGGTTCCCCCTTTCGCCGAAATGGACCTTGACGGCGACCAGGTCCCCCGGCGCCACGGCGTCCTCGACTCCCGCTTCCTTCATGAGACGACCGATCTTCGCGAACAAATTCTCGCGCGCCCCTGCCCGCATATCGGCGAAAAACACCTTGCTGCTCATCGTTCAACCCCTCCTTAAGTCCCCGGCAAATTCTCAGCCGGCTGCCCGAAGTTTTAATGATTGCGATTGGTATCACATATTAGGCGCCAATTCAACAGTCGCCAAGTTTTTCTTGCCGTGGCCGTAAAATATGTTATTTATTAAAAATTCTGACCGGACCAGGTAAGGAATAAAGGCGAAGAGCCGCCAGTAGCGGCATTACATCCGGTTCCGGTTCAGGCTGCGGGTGATGTAATGATCCTCGCACCATTAAGAAGCCGGAACCTTTAGCTCTCCAAGCTCCTCGGAAGAGGAAGGGGGCAACATGGAAGAGACAAAAATCAAACTGGAAAAGGGAGTGCGGATGATTGAATGTGATGAGCGCGAACTCTGGATCCTTGGGCTCGGGGACAGGGTCGAGAGGGGGGCCGTCGTGTGCAGTTACCTGGCCGAGGGAGGGCACCGCGCCAGGACGGCGAAGGTTTCCGAACTGGCCAACTGCACTCCGAAGGCGGTTCTGCTGGATCTTTCCCCGTGGTCGGACGACGGGTGGGGTGTGCTCCTTGCCCTGAAGGAAAACCCCGAGACGCGGGAGATCCCGATCCTCCCCATGTACCTCTCGGAGATAGGGCAGGTGGGGGCCGTGTTCCCGGTAGCCGGTTTCTTCACCCTCCCGATCGACCAGAAGTACCTGGCCAAGAAGCTCAAGCAGTTCGGTCTCACCGACGAGTCGGACGATTACGATCTTCAGGTGATGATGGTGACCCGCAAGGGGGAGGAGGATGTCCAACACGCTATAACAAAACTCGGTTTCGAGGTCGTCAACGCCTACACCGGCAAGGAGGCGGTGGCGCTGGGGACCATCGTGCACCCTTACATGATTTTCTGCGCGCTCATGCTTCCGGACCAGGCTTCCTTCGAGCTCCTGGAGCGCTTCCGCCTCTACCCGCAGACCCGCAACATCCCCTTCTTCGTGCTCTTGAAGGGGGCGATGAAGGAAGGAGAGCGGATGGCGATGAGCCGCAGCATTGAACATCTGGTGCGCAAGAGCTGGCTCAGCCGTCAGGAGTTCCTCGCCTACTTCAAGAGGGGCAAGGAATAAAGTAAAGGCTCCCCACCCGTTTTGAACCACCCCCCAAGGGGGTACGGCATTTCACCGTACCCCCTGTTTTTTTGCCGATGAGCCACCGAATCCCAACCACCTTCCTGCTTGACATCTCATGATATTTGGAAAGAATTAGCGTCTGTTAATAAATACGAGCAGGAGCTAGCGACCCTTTCGCACCCTTTAGCTATACCGAGGCCTTGCGAAACGGGACCGCACATGGAGGCGTCATGGCAACGACAACGAGCGATTACCTGGTGCAGCGGCTTTACGATTGGGGGGTGCGGCGGGTGTACGGCTATCCTGGCGACGGGATCAACGGCGTCATGGCCGCTCTGCGCAAGCAGGTGGAGCGCGTCGAGTTCATCCAGGCGCGCCACGAGGAGGAGGCGGCCTTCCTCGCCTGCGCCCATGCCAAGTTCACCGGCGAGGTCGGGATCTGCATCGCGACTTCCGGACCGGGCGCCATACATCTCTTAAACGGCCTCTATGACGCGAAACTCGACCACCAGCCGGTGGTGGCAATCGTGGGGCAGCAGGGGACCACGGCGCTGGGGTCCGATTACCAGCAGGAGGTTGACCTCATCTCGCTTTTCAAGGACGTCGCGCACCACTACGTGCACATGGCGAGCGATCCTTCCCAGATCCGCCACCTGATCGACCGGGCCATCCGGATCGCCCTCGCGGAGCGGACCGTGACCTGCGTCATCCTCCCCGACAACGTGCAGGAGATGGAGGCGGTGGAGTCGCCGGAGCGAAAACACGGCACCACCTTCACCGGCCTTGGCTTCAGCCGGCCCGACGTGACGCCTGCGCGCGACGACCTGGCACGGGCGGCGGAGGTCTTGAACGCGGGCAAGAAAGTCGCGATGCTGGTAGGCGCCGGGGCGCTGGGCGCTTCGGACGAAGTTGCCATCGCCGCCGACATCCTCGGTGCCGGAGTCGCCAAGGCGCTCCTAGGCAAAGCGGTCGTCCCGGACGATCTCCCCTTCGTCACAGGCTCCATCGGGCTTTTGGGTACGAAGCCCAGCTGGGAGATGATGATGGAGTGCGACACGCTCCTCATGGTCGGCAGCGGCTTCCCGTACTCCGAGTTCCTCCCCAAGGAAGGGCAGGCGCGCGGCGTGCAAATCGACATCAGCCCGCGCATGCTGGGGCTGCGCTACCCCATGGAGGTGAACCTGCAGGGGGATAGTCTCCTTACCCTGAGGGCGCTGATTCCGCTATTGGAAAGAAAAAGCGACCGCGGCTGGCGGCAGGGGATAGAGAAGAACGTCCGCGAGTGGTGGGAGATCATGCAGGCGCGCGCCATGCTCTCGGCCAACCCGATCAACCCGCAGCGCCTTTTCTGGGAGCTCTCCTCGCGCCTCCCCGACAACTGCATCCTCACCTGCGACTCGGGCTCGGCGGCCAACTGGTACGCCCGCGACGTTCGCATCCGCTCGGGAATGATGGCGTCTCTGTCCGGCGGGCTCGCCACCATGTGCCCCGGCGTCCCCTATGCGACGGCGGCGAAGATAAACCACCCGGACCGCACGGTCGTCGCCATGGTGGGAGACGGCGCCATGCAGATGCTCGGCATCAACGGGCTCGTCACCATCTCCAAGAACTGGAAGAGCTGGAGCAACCCGCGCCTGGCGATCCTGGTTCTGGACAACAAGGACCTGAACCAGGTTACCTGGGAGCAGCGGGTCATGAGCGGCGACCGCAAGTTCAGCGGCTCCCAGGACATCCCTCCCTTCCCGTACGCGCGCTACGCGGAGATGCTGGGGTTGCAGGGGATCGAGCTGGACGACCCGCAACTGATCGGGGCCGCCTGGGATCACGCACTGAACGCGGACCGGCCGGTGGTTATCGACGCGCATTGCGACCCGGACGTGCCGCCCCTTCCTCCGCACATCACCTTCGAGCAGGCCAAGGGCTTCATGTTCTCCCTGGCCAAGGGGGACCCCAACCTAGGCGGCATCATCAGCCAATCGGTGAAGCAGATGATGTCGACCCTGCTGCCGCGAAGAGAAGAGTAGCCGACGGGGAGGCGCCATGGCAGCGGATGCGAAGATAGAGCAGGTTGAAGCGCAGGCCTACAGGATCCCGACCGAAGACCCGGAAAGCGACGGAAGTTACCGCTGGACCTCGACCACTCTCGTAACGGTGCATATTCAGGGCGGCGGCGCGCGAGGGTTCGGCTACAGTTACGCCGACGCAGCCGCCGCTACCCTGATTACCGGCAAGCTCGCCCAGATCATCAGCGGCCGAAACCCCGTCGATATCCCCTGCTGCTGGCGCTTGATGCTGGATGGGGTCAGGAACCTGGGCGAGCCGGGAATAGCCATGCTCGCCATATCCGCAGTGGATGCGGCGCTTTGGGACCTGAAGGGGAAGCTCCTGGAGCTTTCCGTAGTGGACCTCCTGGGGGTGGCACGGGAGGCGGTAACGGCCGCCGGCGTTTCCTGGTTCGAGGAGCCGGTGGTCCATCACGACTTGGAGGGGCTCAGGATCTTGCGGGACCGGACCCCGGCAGGCATGGAGATCGCAGCGGGAGAGTACGGCTTCACCCTCCCGTACTTTCGCCGCATGTTACAAGCGGGCGCAGTCGACGTGCTGCAGGCGGACGCCACGCGCTGCGGCATCACCGGTTTTCTCCAGGCTGCGACCCTCTGCGAAAGTCATCACCTACAACTTTCGGCGCATTGCGCCCCCTCGCTGCACATCCACCCCTGCTGCGCCGCTCCGACCCTGCGGCACCTGGAATACTTCCACGACCACGCAAGGATCGAGAGCATGCTCTTCGACGGCTTCATTCAGCCGGTTGAGGGGAAGCTCGCGCCAGACCGCAGCCGTCCCGGCCTCGGTATCGAACTGCGGGAGGGAGAAGCCAGCCACTTCAGGTTCTGACCCCGCGCACTATCAAACAAAGGAGTCCTGCCATGCCCCAACCTGAGGAGAACGAGATATTCGTCGCGACCCAACTGAATCCGGGAGCGCTGGAGGCCGATCTCAGGTACGCGCTGGACGCCGAGGTCCGCTTCGACGCGGGAAGCCGCGCCCTCTACGCGACCGACGCCTCCAACTACCGCCAGATCCCCATCGGGGTGGTGCTTCCCAGAACCACCGAGGCGGTGATCAAGACCCTGGAGATCTGCCATCGCCACGGCGCCCCCGTGGTTTCCCGCGGCGGCGGCACGGGGCTCTGTGGCCAGACCTGCAACGTGGCCGTCGTCATCGACCACTCGAAATACCTGAACCGGATACTGGAACTCGACCCAGAGAAGGGGTTCGCCTGGGTGGAACCCGGGGTGATCCTGGACCAGCTCAGGGAGCAGGCGGAGAATTACCATCTCACCTTCGGGCCCGACCCCGCCACGCACACCCACAACACCCTGGGTGGCATGATCGGCAACAATTCCTGCGGCGTCCATTCGGTCATGGCGGGGCGCACGGTAGACAACATCCTGGAACTGGACGTAATCACCTACGACGGGGTCCGAATAACGGTGGGAGAGACGACGGACCTGGAACTCGAGGAGATCATCGCCCAGGGGGGACGACGCGGGGAGATCTACGCCGGTCTCAAATCGATACGGGACCGGCAGGCTAAGAGGATACGGGAGAGGTATCCGAAGATCCCGCGCCGGGTTTCGGGCTACAACCTGGACGAGCTGCTCCCGGAGAACGGCTTCAACGTGGCGCACGCCCTGGTCGGGACCGAAGGGACCTGCGTCACCATCTTGGCGGCGAAGGTGCGCCTGGTGCACAGCCCCCCCGCCCGCTCCATCCTCTTGCTGGGCTACCCCGACGTCTACTCAGCAGGCGACCACGTGCCTGAGATCCTGAAGTTCGAGCCGGTGGGCCTGGAAGGGCTGGACGATCTCCTGGTGAAATTCATGCAGAAAAAGAAGCTGCACCCGGAGGACATCGAGCTGCTGCCGCCGGGAAAAGGGTGGCTCCTGGTGGAATTCGGAGGCGAGACGGAGGAGGAGTCGGACCAGAAGGCGAAAGACGCCATGGAGGCGCTGAAGAAGCTGAAAGACCCTCCCAGCATGAAGCTGTTTATCGACGAGAAGGAAGAGAAGAGGATCTGGGAAGTCAGGGAGTCGGGTCTTGGCGCGACTGCGAACGTCCCCGGATTCCCCCTTAGCTGGCCCGGGTGGGAGGACGCGGCGGTGGCCCCGGACAAGATCGGCGGCTACTTGCGCGAGTTCCGCAAGCTTCTCGACCGGCACGGGCTGAACGCTTCCCTCTACGGCCACTTCGGCGACGGCTGCATCCACTGCCGCATCTCCTTCGACCTCTTCTCCGCGGAAGGTGTGGCCAACTTCACCTCTTTCCTCGACCATGCCTCCGACCTCGTGGTCAGCTACGGCGGCTCCTTTTCCGCCGAGCATGGGGACGGTCAATCCAAGGCGCTCTATCTGCGCAAGATGTACGGCGACGAATTGATCGAGGCCTTCCGGCAGTTCAAGGGTCTGTGGGATCCGCAGTGGAAGATGAACCCGGGAAAGGTGGTGGACCCGTACCACCCGGACCAGAACCTGAGGCTCGGGGTGACTTACGACCCCTGGCAGCCGGAGACCCGCTTCCGCTTTCCCACAGACGAGACCAGTTTCGCCAGGGCGACCTTGCGTTGCGTCGGAGTAGGGGAGTGCCGCCGGACCCACAACGCCTTCATGTGCCCGAGTTTCCAGGCGACCAGGGAGGAACAGCACACGACCCGCGGTAGGGCGCACCTTCTCTTCGAGATGTTCCGGCGCGATTTCATCAAGGACGGCTGGCGAAGCGTAGAGGTGCGCGATGCGCTGGAACTATGCCTCTCCTGCAAGGGCTGCAAGGGGGAGTGCCCGGTCAACGTCGACATGGCCGCCTACAAGGCGGAATTTCTCCACCATCACTACCACAACCGCCTGCGTCCCCGCCCCGCGTATTCCATGGGGCTCTTCGGCATCTGGGGGCGGCTCGGCGCCGGCATGCCGCGGCTTGCCAACCTGGTGAGCCACGCCACGCTGCTGTCGGGGGTGGTGAAATGGATCGGCGGCATCGCCTCCCAGCGGAGCATGCCCACCTTCGCTCCCGAGAGCTTCACCTCGGCCTACCGGCGCCAAGAGAAGCAGCCTGAGCAAAAGGGGAAGGAGGTGGTCCTCTACCCAGACATCTTCAACGACTGCTTCTACCCCGAGATACTCCACGCCGCCTGCGAGGTGCTGGAGCGTTTCGGCTACCAGGTGATCGTACCCGACCAAAATCCGCCGGCGGTGCGCCCCCCCATGGATTACGGGATGCTCGACTACGCCATGAAGCGTATGGAAGAGGTGATCGACCAGTTGAGCCCGTACGTGCGTAGGGGGATTCCGGTGGTGATTCTGGAGCCGAGCACGGCGGCGGTCTTTCGCGACGAGCTTCCGGAACTGCTGCCGGAACACCAGGACGGAAAGCGGCTGACAGCGCACACCTTCCTCATGAGCGAGTTCGTGCTGCGCGAAGGGCTGACGCCGCCGAACCTCCCCGGCAAGGTGCTGCTGCAGGCGCACTGCCACGAGAAATCGGTGTTGAGCCTGCACGCGAAGGCTGCGCACGAGCTATTGGCGAAGATGGGGCTTTCCGTCGAAGAGCCGGAAAAGGGATGCTGCGGCATGGCGGGATCGTTCGGTTTCGAGAGCGGGAAGTACGAGGTCTCAATGAAGATAGCCGAGGCCAACCTGCTGCCGGCGGTGAGGGAGGCGGGGGCGGAAACCTACATCGTCGCCGAC
Proteins encoded in this region:
- a CDS encoding DUF362 domain-containing protein codes for the protein MSSKVFFADMRAGARENLFAKIGRLMKEAGVEDAVAPGDLVAVKVHFGERGNHTFVRPIFVRRVVDEIKGCQGKPFLTDSSTLYPGERKEAVSALTCAIENGFAYAVVGAPLIMLDGIKGHNAKDVQVDGEILKTVNIGAEILEADSLVAVSHFKCHELTGFGGTLKNLGMGCSSRTGKMQQHSTVAPKVGERFCNGCEACLKSCAHAAIAIIEGKAQIDPAACVGCSRCITACQRKAINIQWNESASLVMRKMAEYAKGALHGKKGKTLFLNFITQVSPACDCYGHADAPIVNDIGICASADPVALDQACADLVNNARGNQDTALASGHEPGGDKFRGVHPEIDWEVQLEHAEKIGMGSRKYELVKI
- a CDS encoding response regulator translates to MEETKIKLEKGVRMIECDERELWILGLGDRVERGAVVCSYLAEGGHRARTAKVSELANCTPKAVLLDLSPWSDDGWGVLLALKENPETREIPILPMYLSEIGQVGAVFPVAGFFTLPIDQKYLAKKLKQFGLTDESDDYDLQVMMVTRKGEEDVQHAITKLGFEVVNAYTGKEAVALGTIVHPYMIFCALMLPDQASFELLERFRLYPQTRNIPFFVLLKGAMKEGERMAMSRSIEHLVRKSWLSRQEFLAYFKRGKE
- a CDS encoding thiamine pyrophosphate-requiring protein; the protein is MATTTSDYLVQRLYDWGVRRVYGYPGDGINGVMAALRKQVERVEFIQARHEEEAAFLACAHAKFTGEVGICIATSGPGAIHLLNGLYDAKLDHQPVVAIVGQQGTTALGSDYQQEVDLISLFKDVAHHYVHMASDPSQIRHLIDRAIRIALAERTVTCVILPDNVQEMEAVESPERKHGTTFTGLGFSRPDVTPARDDLARAAEVLNAGKKVAMLVGAGALGASDEVAIAADILGAGVAKALLGKAVVPDDLPFVTGSIGLLGTKPSWEMMMECDTLLMVGSGFPYSEFLPKEGQARGVQIDISPRMLGLRYPMEVNLQGDSLLTLRALIPLLERKSDRGWRQGIEKNVREWWEIMQARAMLSANPINPQRLFWELSSRLPDNCILTCDSGSAANWYARDVRIRSGMMASLSGGLATMCPGVPYATAAKINHPDRTVVAMVGDGAMQMLGINGLVTISKNWKSWSNPRLAILVLDNKDLNQVTWEQRVMSGDRKFSGSQDIPPFPYARYAEMLGLQGIELDDPQLIGAAWDHALNADRPVVIDAHCDPDVPPLPPHITFEQAKGFMFSLAKGDPNLGGIISQSVKQMMSTLLPRREE
- a CDS encoding enolase C-terminal domain-like protein; protein product: MAADAKIEQVEAQAYRIPTEDPESDGSYRWTSTTLVTVHIQGGGARGFGYSYADAAAATLITGKLAQIISGRNPVDIPCCWRLMLDGVRNLGEPGIAMLAISAVDAALWDLKGKLLELSVVDLLGVAREAVTAAGVSWFEEPVVHHDLEGLRILRDRTPAGMEIAAGEYGFTLPYFRRMLQAGAVDVLQADATRCGITGFLQAATLCESHHLQLSAHCAPSLHIHPCCAAPTLRHLEYFHDHARIESMLFDGFIQPVEGKLAPDRSRPGLGIELREGEASHFRF
- a CDS encoding FAD-binding and (Fe-S)-binding domain-containing protein, translated to MPQPEENEIFVATQLNPGALEADLRYALDAEVRFDAGSRALYATDASNYRQIPIGVVLPRTTEAVIKTLEICHRHGAPVVSRGGGTGLCGQTCNVAVVIDHSKYLNRILELDPEKGFAWVEPGVILDQLREQAENYHLTFGPDPATHTHNTLGGMIGNNSCGVHSVMAGRTVDNILELDVITYDGVRITVGETTDLELEEIIAQGGRRGEIYAGLKSIRDRQAKRIRERYPKIPRRVSGYNLDELLPENGFNVAHALVGTEGTCVTILAAKVRLVHSPPARSILLLGYPDVYSAGDHVPEILKFEPVGLEGLDDLLVKFMQKKKLHPEDIELLPPGKGWLLVEFGGETEEESDQKAKDAMEALKKLKDPPSMKLFIDEKEEKRIWEVRESGLGATANVPGFPLSWPGWEDAAVAPDKIGGYLREFRKLLDRHGLNASLYGHFGDGCIHCRISFDLFSAEGVANFTSFLDHASDLVVSYGGSFSAEHGDGQSKALYLRKMYGDELIEAFRQFKGLWDPQWKMNPGKVVDPYHPDQNLRLGVTYDPWQPETRFRFPTDETSFARATLRCVGVGECRRTHNAFMCPSFQATREEQHTTRGRAHLLFEMFRRDFIKDGWRSVEVRDALELCLSCKGCKGECPVNVDMAAYKAEFLHHHYHNRLRPRPAYSMGLFGIWGRLGAGMPRLANLVSHATLLSGVVKWIGGIASQRSMPTFAPESFTSAYRRQEKQPEQKGKEVVLYPDIFNDCFYPEILHAACEVLERFGYQVIVPDQNPPAVRPPMDYGMLDYAMKRMEEVIDQLSPYVRRGIPVVILEPSTAAVFRDELPELLPEHQDGKRLTAHTFLMSEFVLREGLTPPNLPGKVLLQAHCHEKSVLSLHAKAAHELLAKMGLSVEEPEKGCCGMAGSFGFESGKYEVSMKIAEANLLPAVREAGAETYIVADGFSCRTQIQQGAGKRALHTAELLHLAFTRTLLPPPAK